The Pyrococcus kukulkanii genome contains a region encoding:
- a CDS encoding FeoA family protein yields the protein MYVPLTALNEGEAGVVVDIQGGPNARAKLVAMGIAPGVTVKVIKGRGPGPMIIAVGSSRIAIGWGIARKIIVRRV from the coding sequence TTGTACGTGCCATTGACGGCATTAAACGAGGGAGAGGCAGGGGTCGTCGTGGACATTCAGGGAGGGCCCAACGCTAGAGCGAAGCTGGTAGCCATGGGAATAGCCCCAGGAGTCACGGTCAAGGTCATTAAGGGCAGAGGACCTGGCCCTATGATAATAGCCGTTGGTTCATCAAGGATAGCGATTGGCTGGGGAATAGCGAGGAAGATAATCGTCAGGAGGGTTTGA
- the glmM gene encoding phosphoglucosamine mutase translates to MGKYFGTSGIRDVVNEKLTPELALRVGLALGTYLGEGTVVIGVDTRTSSEMLKNAVISGLLATGINVIDIGLAPTPLTGFAIKLYGADAGITITASHNPPEYNGIKVWDRNGMAYTPDKERELEGIMDSGQFKRVPWNEIGKLTREDPREEYIEEVLKRISLEGSYTVVVDTGNGAGSILSPYLQRELGNRVISLNSHPSGFFVRELEPNAKSLDMLAKTVKVVNADVGIAHDGDADRIGVIDETGRFVEYEVMLSLIAGYMLRKYGEGVVVTTVDAGFALDDYIRDLGGKVVRTRVGDVAVAEELARHGGVFGGEPSGTWIMPQWNLTPDGIFAGALVLEMIDRLGPISELAKEVPRYVTLRAKIPCPNELKKKAMEIIAKRALESFEYKRLIDIDGVRIENEEWWVLFRPSGTEPIMRITLEAHTQEKAKELMEKAERVVREAIREAQG, encoded by the coding sequence ATGGGTAAGTACTTCGGAACGAGTGGAATAAGGGATGTTGTTAATGAAAAGCTAACTCCAGAGCTTGCCCTAAGAGTTGGTCTTGCCTTAGGCACATACCTTGGGGAGGGAACGGTAGTTATTGGAGTTGATACAAGGACGAGTAGTGAAATGCTGAAAAACGCTGTTATAAGTGGCCTCCTTGCTACTGGGATTAACGTGATCGATATAGGTCTTGCTCCAACGCCCCTTACGGGATTTGCCATTAAGCTTTATGGAGCTGATGCAGGGATAACGATAACGGCGAGCCACAACCCTCCAGAGTACAACGGAATCAAAGTCTGGGACAGGAACGGAATGGCATACACTCCTGATAAGGAGAGGGAGCTTGAGGGGATAATGGATTCTGGACAGTTTAAGAGGGTTCCGTGGAATGAGATAGGGAAGCTGACTAGGGAAGATCCCAGGGAGGAGTACATAGAGGAAGTCCTGAAAAGGATAAGCCTTGAAGGTTCTTACACCGTTGTTGTTGATACAGGCAATGGAGCTGGTTCAATCTTAAGCCCTTACCTCCAGAGAGAGCTCGGGAACAGGGTTATAAGCCTGAATTCTCATCCAAGCGGGTTCTTCGTTAGGGAGCTCGAGCCAAACGCGAAGAGCCTTGACATGCTAGCCAAAACTGTCAAGGTAGTGAATGCTGACGTGGGAATAGCCCACGATGGTGATGCTGATAGGATTGGGGTTATTGATGAAACCGGAAGGTTCGTTGAGTACGAGGTTATGCTCTCCCTCATTGCAGGCTACATGCTCAGGAAGTACGGGGAGGGAGTAGTGGTAACAACCGTGGATGCTGGTTTCGCCTTAGATGACTACATTAGGGATCTTGGTGGAAAAGTAGTTAGAACCAGGGTTGGGGACGTTGCGGTTGCTGAAGAGCTGGCAAGGCATGGAGGCGTCTTCGGCGGAGAGCCGAGTGGAACGTGGATAATGCCTCAGTGGAACTTAACGCCAGACGGGATTTTTGCTGGGGCCCTCGTTCTTGAGATGATAGATAGACTTGGCCCAATAAGCGAGCTCGCAAAGGAGGTGCCAAGGTACGTAACGTTAAGGGCTAAGATACCCTGTCCAAACGAGCTGAAAAAGAAGGCAATGGAGATAATAGCGAAGAGAGCTTTGGAGAGTTTCGAGTACAAGAGGCTGATAGATATCGACGGCGTGAGAATAGAAAATGAGGAGTGGTGGGTCCTGTTTAGGCCGAGCGGGACAGAGCCGATAATGAGGATAACTTTAGAGGCCCACACCCAGGAGAAGGCCAAAGAGCTAATGGAGAAGGCTGAGAGAGTCGTTAGGGAGGCAATAAGGGAGGCCCAAGGATGA
- the feoB gene encoding ferrous iron transport protein B — translation MLKTIALVGNPNVGKTTIFNTLTGLRQHVGNWPGVTVEKKEGIFKYRDKEFLVVDLPGIYSMTAHSVDELIARNFILEGNADVIVDIVDSTCLMRNLFLTMELFEMGAKNVIIVLNKFDLIKKKGVEIDIKEMQKVLGVPVVPTNAKSGEGLEELKRLIVMMAEGKITTNPVIPKYDEDIEREIEHVSQVLKGTPLAEKYPIRWLAIKLLQRDEEVIKLVLKYLGQSKMDEILKHIGELEQKYKRSLDIVMASQKYDFLEELLRRFVRHPAEIRETLSDQLDKLLTHPVYGLISMVIVFYILFQFVFTLGGPLQEWLDSAFSWLGEAIAPHIANETLRGLIVDGIIGGVGAVLSFFPLVFLLFVGMSILEDTGYMARIAAMMERFLRVFNLPGKAIIPMVLAFGCNVPAIMATRTLENERDRILTMLVNPLVPCVARMVVITFLAGTFFPGKAALVAISIYAIAIALALLSALILGKFFIKGEESPFVIELPEYSIPSWKTVIIHSWERSKEFLRKAATVILLGSIAIWYLSSYPQSVGTGLSYAERLGRAFEPIARLMGLDWKAAVSLIFGIIAKENVIATYSVIYGVSEESLAGAMVHAMTPLQAYVLALVTTLYLPCIATLAAIRAEGGIKWMVVAAVYNLTLATVVGILAYAIGSVI, via the coding sequence ATGCTCAAGACGATAGCCCTCGTTGGGAATCCAAACGTTGGGAAGACCACGATATTCAACACCCTCACGGGATTAAGGCAACACGTGGGCAACTGGCCCGGGGTCACCGTGGAGAAGAAGGAGGGAATATTCAAGTACAGGGATAAAGAATTTCTGGTGGTGGATCTCCCAGGAATTTACTCAATGACCGCCCACAGCGTCGACGAGCTAATAGCGAGAAACTTCATCCTTGAGGGGAACGCTGACGTCATAGTAGATATAGTAGATTCTACATGCCTAATGAGGAACCTCTTCCTCACCATGGAGCTATTCGAGATGGGAGCTAAGAACGTGATAATAGTCCTCAACAAGTTCGACCTCATAAAGAAGAAGGGTGTTGAGATAGACATAAAGGAGATGCAGAAAGTCCTTGGAGTTCCCGTAGTTCCCACGAACGCGAAGAGCGGAGAGGGATTAGAAGAGCTGAAGAGGCTAATAGTGATGATGGCTGAGGGCAAGATAACCACCAACCCGGTTATTCCGAAGTACGATGAGGACATCGAGAGGGAGATAGAGCACGTATCCCAGGTTCTCAAGGGAACCCCACTGGCCGAGAAGTACCCGATAAGATGGCTCGCCATAAAGCTCCTCCAGAGAGATGAAGAGGTAATAAAGCTCGTTCTCAAGTACCTGGGCCAGTCCAAGATGGATGAGATACTCAAGCACATAGGCGAGCTTGAGCAGAAGTACAAGAGGTCCCTCGATATAGTGATGGCAAGCCAAAAGTACGACTTCCTTGAGGAGTTGCTGAGGAGGTTCGTGAGGCATCCGGCTGAAATAAGGGAAACCCTGAGCGATCAACTTGATAAGCTCTTGACTCATCCAGTTTACGGCCTTATCTCCATGGTCATCGTGTTCTACATCTTGTTCCAGTTCGTGTTCACGCTTGGCGGGCCCCTCCAGGAGTGGCTTGATTCAGCGTTCTCGTGGCTCGGAGAAGCTATAGCTCCGCACATAGCCAATGAAACCCTTAGGGGCCTCATAGTGGATGGAATAATCGGCGGAGTTGGGGCAGTGCTAAGCTTCTTCCCGCTGGTGTTCCTGCTGTTCGTTGGCATGTCGATACTTGAGGACACTGGATATATGGCTAGGATTGCAGCTATGATGGAGAGGTTCCTGAGGGTGTTCAACCTCCCAGGGAAGGCTATAATTCCAATGGTGTTAGCGTTTGGCTGTAACGTTCCCGCAATAATGGCAACGAGAACCTTAGAGAACGAGAGGGACAGAATATTAACGATGCTCGTGAATCCGCTGGTTCCGTGCGTTGCAAGGATGGTTGTGATAACTTTCCTAGCCGGAACGTTCTTCCCAGGTAAAGCGGCCCTAGTCGCGATAAGCATCTACGCGATAGCGATAGCCCTGGCATTACTCTCAGCGTTAATCCTGGGTAAGTTCTTCATCAAGGGCGAGGAGAGCCCGTTCGTTATAGAGCTACCAGAGTACTCGATACCCTCATGGAAGACCGTGATAATCCACTCCTGGGAGAGGAGCAAGGAGTTCCTTAGGAAGGCCGCAACGGTAATACTCTTAGGTTCAATTGCAATATGGTACCTATCGAGCTATCCCCAGTCGGTTGGAACTGGACTGAGCTATGCAGAAAGGCTGGGGAGGGCCTTTGAACCGATAGCTAGGCTGATGGGCCTAGACTGGAAGGCAGCAGTAAGCCTGATCTTCGGAATAATCGCAAAGGAGAACGTGATAGCAACGTACAGTGTCATCTATGGAGTGAGTGAGGAATCATTGGCCGGAGCAATGGTTCATGCCATGACGCCCCTCCAAGCCTACGTGCTCGCACTAGTTACAACCCTATACCTGCCATGCATAGCTACGCTTGCCGCTATAAGGGCTGAGGGAGGAATCAAGTGGATGGTAGTGGCAGCAGTGTACAACCTAACGCTGGCCACCGTTGTAGGTATACTCGCCTATGCTATAGGCTCGGTGATCTAA
- a CDS encoding YchF/TatD family DNA exonuclease gives MIDAHAHVEFYKKNHEEIIRVAQERLRAIVDSITEYRKNHVWKSWDLLKPYFGFLLPTLGYHPNEARRGNWEKVRRVEEFIRSHTKEIYAIGEIGLDYFHAKTEKERENQRRIFEHFLELAVELDLPVVIHARDAEREAYELVQKYGVKAYFHSYTGPVDVVKEIAENGHIIGIVTGIVFIPEVREVAKVLDIESLVAETDSPYMSPYRGDRNKPWYVRVVIEELSKLKEIPESEIEKITEKNTIDFFSLPL, from the coding sequence ATGATAGATGCTCACGCTCACGTTGAGTTCTACAAAAAGAATCATGAGGAGATAATCAGGGTGGCCCAAGAGAGGCTCAGGGCGATAGTTGACTCAATAACTGAGTACAGGAAAAACCACGTCTGGAAGAGCTGGGATCTGCTGAAGCCTTATTTCGGTTTTCTCTTACCTACCCTGGGCTACCATCCGAACGAGGCGAGGAGGGGGAACTGGGAGAAAGTGAGAAGGGTGGAAGAGTTTATCAGGAGTCACACAAAGGAGATATATGCGATAGGTGAGATAGGCCTAGACTACTTCCACGCGAAAACGGAAAAGGAAAGGGAAAATCAGAGAAGAATATTTGAGCACTTCTTGGAGCTCGCCGTGGAGTTGGATTTGCCCGTTGTAATACATGCAAGGGATGCCGAGAGGGAAGCTTACGAGCTCGTGCAAAAGTACGGAGTCAAAGCTTATTTCCACTCTTATACAGGACCGGTAGATGTTGTGAAAGAAATAGCCGAGAATGGGCACATAATAGGGATAGTCACTGGCATAGTCTTTATTCCCGAAGTTAGGGAGGTTGCTAAAGTCCTAGATATTGAAAGCTTAGTTGCTGAGACGGATTCTCCCTATATGAGCCCCTACAGGGGGGATAGGAATAAGCCCTGGTACGTAAGGGTTGTAATTGAGGAGCTTTCAAAGCTAAAGGAGATTCCAGAATCTGAAATAGAAAAGATAACAGAGAAAAACACGATAGATTTCTTCTCGCTTCCCTTATAA
- a CDS encoding BtpA/SgcQ family protein — translation MNFESRPLIGVVHLRPLPGSPRFSGNLEDVIENAIRDARAYEEAGFDAVILENFGDYPFAKEVGKETVASFAVVAKEVRRGVSIPIGINVLRNDCIAAYGIAYSVKAEFIRVNVLTGVAFTDQGIIEGCARDLAIMRRSLPGIKVFADVHVKHAVHFSRLEDALLDTVERGGADAIIVSGSRTGSEVSLNDLKTAKKVSRVPVIVGSGVNTRNLPLLAKFADGFIVGTWVKEGGVTENPVSVERAKALVRVRNDILQRQRIK, via the coding sequence ATGAACTTCGAGAGCAGGCCCCTAATAGGCGTCGTCCATCTAAGGCCTCTCCCAGGATCCCCAAGGTTCTCAGGGAATCTTGAGGATGTCATTGAGAACGCCATAAGGGATGCAAGGGCGTACGAAGAGGCTGGCTTTGACGCAGTAATACTTGAGAACTTTGGAGACTACCCATTTGCCAAGGAGGTTGGAAAGGAGACAGTTGCTTCCTTTGCAGTTGTTGCTAAAGAGGTTCGCAGGGGGGTGTCTATACCAATCGGCATAAACGTGCTGAGGAATGACTGCATAGCCGCCTATGGAATAGCATACTCCGTGAAGGCTGAGTTCATTAGGGTGAACGTTCTCACGGGAGTTGCCTTCACCGATCAAGGAATAATAGAGGGATGTGCTAGAGATCTTGCCATTATGAGGAGATCACTTCCTGGGATCAAAGTCTTTGCCGACGTTCACGTCAAGCACGCGGTTCACTTCTCCCGTTTGGAGGATGCCCTCCTTGACACTGTGGAGAGGGGAGGGGCAGATGCCATAATAGTGAGCGGTTCTAGAACCGGAAGTGAAGTCAGCTTAAATGATTTAAAAACTGCCAAGAAAGTAAGTAGAGTTCCAGTTATAGTTGGTTCTGGAGTTAATACCCGAAATCTGCCTCTACTTGCAAAATTCGCGGACGGATTCATAGTTGGGACTTGGGTTAAAGAAGGTGGAGTCACCGAAAACCCCGTTTCCGTTGAAAGAGCAAAAGCTTTAGTTAGGGTAAGGAACGATATTTTACAAAGGCAAAGGATAAAATGA
- a CDS encoding FeoC-like transcriptional regulator codes for MGKLEELLELMQKGTYTTEEIAKKLKVSREEVEGMLEILRSMGYVREIKTSSCESCPLRKVCPGKCVRSGVKAYVPSFEV; via the coding sequence ATGGGGAAGCTTGAGGAGTTACTCGAGCTCATGCAGAAGGGAACATACACAACAGAGGAGATAGCTAAGAAGCTCAAAGTATCGAGGGAGGAAGTGGAGGGAATGCTCGAGATACTTAGGTCCATGGGCTATGTAAGGGAGATAAAAACTTCAAGTTGCGAAAGCTGTCCCCTAAGAAAAGTGTGCCCAGGAAAGTGCGTGAGAAGTGGGGTTAAAGCTTACGTTCCTTCATTTGAAGTCTAA